From Camelina sativa cultivar DH55 chromosome 20, Cs, whole genome shotgun sequence, the proteins below share one genomic window:
- the LOC104772382 gene encoding uncharacterized protein LOC104772382: protein MALYRIFIFFFSLTLFTPTTHSLNEPDPDSISTVYELLPKYGLPSGLLPDNVTNFTLSDDGRFVVHLPDSCEIEFDYLVRYDKTISGRIGYGSITELKGIEVRRFFIWLDVDEIKVDLPPSDSIYFKVGFINKKLDIDQFKTVRSCHDNGVSGSSCGDSWKSFLEKGKLQGMMDEGEMLITE, encoded by the exons ATGGCCCTTTACcgtatcttcatcttcttcttctctctcacccTCTTTACTCCAACAACCCATTCCCTCAACGAACCCGACCCGGATTCAATTTCCACCGTTTACGAACTCCTCCCAAAGTACGGTCTCCCAAGCGGTCTCTTACCAGACAACGTCACCAACTTCACCCTCTCCGACGATGGCCGATTCGTTGTCCACTTGCCAGATTCCTGCGAAATCGAATTTGACTACCTCGTTCGTTACGATAAGACCATATCTGGGCGTATCGGTTACGGCTCGATTACTGAGCTCAAAGGTATTGAGGTGAGGAGGTTCTTTATTTGGCTCGATGTTGATGAGATCAAGGTTGATCTCCCACCTTCTGATTCTATCTACTTTAAAGTTGGGTTTATCAATAAGAAGCTTGATATTGACCAGTTTAAGACTGTGCGTTCGTGTCACGATAATGGTGTCTCTGGCTCCTCTTGTGGTGATTCCTGGAAGAGTTTTCTCGAG aAAGGGAAGCTTCAAGGAATGATGGATGAAGG GGAAATGTTAATCACCGAGTAA
- the LOC104770359 gene encoding uncharacterized protein LOC104770359 produces the protein MALYRIFIFFFSLTLFTPTTHSLNEPDPDSISTVYELLPKYGLPSGLLPDNVTNFTLSDDGRFVVHLPDSCEIEFDYLVRYDKTISGRIGYGSITELKGIEVRRFFIWLDVDEIKVDLPPSDSIYFKVGFINKKLDIDQFKTVRSCHDNGVSGSSCGDSWKSFLEKGKLQGMMDEGEMLITE, from the exons ATGGCCCTTTACcgtatcttcatcttcttcttctctctcacccTCTTTACTCCAACAACCCATTCCCTCAACGAACCCGACCCGGATTCAATTTCCACCGTTTACGAGCTCCTCCCAAAGTACGGTCTCCCAAGCGGTCTCTTACCAGACAACGTCACCAACTTCACCCTCTCCGACGATGGCCGATTCGTTGTCCATTTGCCCGATTCCTGCGAAATCGAATTCGACTACCTCGTTCGCTACGATAAGACCATATCTGGGCGTATCGGTTACGGCTCGATTACTGAGCTCAAAGGTATTGAGGTGAGGAGGTTCTTTATTTGGCTCGATGTTGATGAGATCAAGGTTGATCTCCCACCTTCTGATTCTATCTACTTTAAAGTTGGGTTTATCAACAAGAAGCTTGATATTGACCAGTTTAAGACTGTGCGTTCGTGTCACGATAATGGTGTCTCTGGCTCCTCTTGTGGTGATTCCTGGAAGAGTTTTCTCGAG aAAGGGAAGCTTCAAGGAATGATGGATGAAGGGGAAATGTTAATCACCGAGTAA
- the LOC104772383 gene encoding uncharacterized protein LOC104772383 gives MEMDPSDVKKLVAVDSSDSAAEESEEKKLNATSVSAFDMILKSLWKISVFLSDFLMSYVKEAQHSLTDDESVLPQDILRIFLLKKLSLAHPLDANGVCDLFLNILEHLPRWNSHFEVKEVAKKICNRCKMGMEYPVERSFGLIINAGSLRQVKALFENLTFDKILQIIRIHLKMPCDKEGCGKTNYVQRMINKLPTVFTIALEWENDEPLGELFDTTSVLTTEIDIKTIYLYEGDSACTRYRLISMVCSHGDGYNCVAYENNGWVRHFPSEKEVIGDWDCVLSKFRELHIRPEILFFEKAMQQDEIVSGQKSEG, from the exons ATGGAGATGGATCCATCAGACGTGAAGAAACTTGTAGCAGTTGATTCTTC AGACTCAGCCGCAGAAGAATCtgaagagaagaaactaaacGCCACTTCTGTTTCAGCTTTTGATATGATACTCAAG tctCTTTGGAAGATTAGCGTTTTCTTAAGCGACTTTTTGATGAGTTATGTTAAAGAAGCACAACACAGCCTCACAGATGATGAATCTGTTCTTCCACAAGACATACTTCGTATCTTCCTTCTCAAAAAACTCAGTCTCGCTCATCCTCTG GACGCAAATGGTGTTTGTGACCTGTTTCTTAACATCTTGGAGCATCTGCCTCGCTGGAATTCACACTTTGAAGTGAAGGAAGTGGCGAAAAAGATTTGCAATAGATGCAAGATGGGTATGGAATATCCAGTTGAACGTTCTTTTGGTCTGATCATCAATGCTGGTTCACTCAGACAAGTCAAG GCATTATTCGAGAATCTTACATTCGATAAGATCCTTCAGATCATCAGGATACATCTTAAGATGCCTTGTGATAAGGAAGGATGTGGGAAAACAAACTATGTTCAACGTATGATAAATAAACTTCCAACTGTTTTCACAATTG CACTTGAGTGGGAGAACGATGAGCCTCTAGGAGAGTTATTCGATACTACTTCTGTTCTGACAACTGAGATAGATATTAAAACGATATACCTATACGAAGGTGACAGTGCATGCACTAGATACCGTCTTATCTCAATG GTTTGCTCGCATGGAGATGGATACAACTGTGTAGCTTATGAAAACAATGGATGGGTCAGACATTTTCCTTCTGAGAAAGAG GTTATTGGAGACTGGGATTGTGTTCTCAGCAAATTCCGAGAACTGCATATTCGACCTGAGattctattttttgaaaaa GCTATGCAGCAAGACGAGATTGTGTCTGGGCAGAAATCTGAAGGCTAA
- the LOC104770360 gene encoding transmembrane protein 45B-like produces MGTLVGHILPGFFFFALGLWHLFSHIKLFSLHPKSYISPLWFPVSKPRYVEPLAIIIGSSLSISVELFLGQKNHQPFDPNDGTIPANHLHNFEHSCISLTFITYAAFAIVFDKTRPVAHRALLNLIAALAFAQQLFLFHFHSSDHTGVEGHYHLLLQLVVFVSLVTTVLGIALPSSFVLSFVRSLSVSFQGIWLMTMACMLWTPSLVPKDCFLHIEEGKHTIRCSSVKALHRAISLVNIQFSWFLVVVTIFAMSFYIFLQRIYGEKIEYYALRTKESKDMAEIMMTMVEVHDAESQSGIKSQA; encoded by the coding sequence ATGGGAACATTGGTGGGTCACATTCTACCgggctttttcttctttgcactTGGTCTATGGCACCTCTTTAGCCAcatcaaattattttctctaCACCCAAAATCATACATTTCACCTTTATGGTTTCCCGTATCCAAACCAAGATATGTAGAGCCTCTCGCGATCATTATAGGCTCCTCACTTTCCATTTCTGTTGAACTCTTCCTTGGACAAAAGAATCACCAACCATTTGATCCCAATGATGGGACCATCCCAGCAAACCATCTCCATAACTTTGAACACTCTTGCATATCTCTCACCTTCATCACCTATGCAGCCTTCGCCATTGTATTTGATAAAACAAGGCCAGTGGCTCATAGGGCCCTCCTCAACTTGATCGCGGCCCTGGCCTTCGCCCAACAactcttcctcttccatttCCACTCGTCAGACCACACGGGCGTTGAGGGACACTACCATTTGTTGCTCCAACTGGTAGTTTTTGTCTCTTTGGTCACAACAGTCTTGGGAATCGCCTTACCAAGCAGCTTCGTGTTGAGTTTTGTTCGGTCACTTAGTGTTTCCTTCCAAGGAATATGGCTTATGACAATGGCTTGCATGCTTTGGACGCCAAGTTTGGTTCCCAAGGATTGCTTTCTTCACATTGAAGAGGGTAAACATACCATAAGATGCTCAAGCGTCAAAGCTCTTCATAGGGCAATATCATTGGTAAACATCCAATTCAGCTGGTTTCTTGTGGTTGTGACCATCTTTGCAATGTCgttctatatatttttgcaaAGAATCTACGGTGAGAAAATTGAATACTATGCGCTTCGAACAAAGGAATCCAAAGACATGGCCGAGATCATGATGACCATGGTTGAAGTTCATGATGCCGAGTCACAAAGTGGAATTAAGTCACAAGCTTGA
- the LOC104770362 gene encoding uncharacterized protein LOC104770362, translated as MARSPYYGSSYLDYLSLPNPHLCFFFIVVFFVFSLTWYLNYESVLEDTLDQLKLILMFTPLFLLLLVHFFSGGLSFYVPWPEQDSIHRAGSSPWGVAAVLVLILFMVSYQSDFQERWFPFGGK; from the coding sequence ATGGCGAGATCACCATACTACGGCTCATCGTACTTAGACTACCTCTCTCTCCCAAACccacatctctgtttcttcttcatcgtcgtcttcttcgtgTTTTCCCTCACATGGTACTTGAACTACGAGTCCGTCCTCGAAGACACCCTTGACCAGCTCAAGCTCATCCTCATGTTCACccctctcttccttctcctcctcgtCCACTTCTTCTCCGGCGGCCTTTCTTTCTACGTCCCCTGGCCTGAACAAGACTCTATTCACCGTGCCGGTTCTTCCCCTTGGGGCGTAGCAGCTGTGCTCGTGCTCATCTTGTTCATGGTCTCGTACCAGTCAGATTTCCAGGAGAGGTGGTTCCCTTTTGGGGGTAAGTAG